In Pleurocapsa sp. PCC 7319, the following are encoded in one genomic region:
- a CDS encoding ABC transporter ATP-binding protein, giving the protein MASFRDIVGYFSNYKAIAIFSIAASSLFEIIDLVVPYTIGQILNVLSNQPLDRPLENLIVVVQKVGNFPEGQWLSLGVLLGIIFLVTVVRSPIQPWIGNWHHWAISLKARRDHFTKVLAKILTLPLGFYDENNPGRIAGRIARGIENHTWTYPEIAGQLIPKLARILGIFVMILVVAPGIAIAFLVSFVLILTYSFKHLRILILKEELLEKHEENTESRTSEIITNIKTVKSFATEAQEYQRQQRRFEREFKYLTYRIHKGYVNLHTWSRTVIQTCVFLILLFTLISTIRGDITLGHFVTTLTVSSMAYAELEPINELAEVFARRYASMRRFHDFIQLESGVDAASLEMEGVQDNPYKFTGKLEFNHLSFGYHSDRLILQNINLLVKPYQTVALVGRSGSGKSTLVKLLFRYFEPNQGSIKIDGENIRNLDVARYRRRLAIVHQDVDIFNGTVWDNLTYGNPQVDREKVKQACQVARVDQFIHELPQGYSTVVGERGVRLSGGQKQRLGIARALVVEPDILIFDEATSSLDYESERSIQLAMKSILGTRTTLIIAHRLSTIREADQIIVLDSGRIIEVGSHAELLNQGGIYHRLHSLQETGEILN; this is encoded by the coding sequence ATGGCTTCTTTTCGCGATATCGTCGGTTATTTCAGTAATTATAAAGCGATCGCAATTTTTAGTATTGCTGCTTCGAGTTTATTTGAGATCATCGATCTGGTTGTTCCCTATACCATTGGGCAAATCTTGAATGTGTTGTCGAATCAACCGCTGGATCGACCTTTGGAAAATTTAATTGTCGTAGTACAGAAAGTAGGAAACTTCCCTGAGGGTCAATGGTTATCTTTAGGAGTACTGCTGGGAATAATTTTTTTAGTTACGGTAGTGCGATCGCCAATTCAGCCTTGGATTGGTAATTGGCATCACTGGGCAATTTCTCTCAAGGCAAGAAGAGATCATTTTACTAAAGTACTCGCCAAAATCCTGACTTTACCTCTAGGTTTTTACGATGAAAATAACCCGGGGCGGATTGCCGGGAGAATTGCGCGGGGAATCGAAAATCATACCTGGACTTATCCTGAAATTGCCGGGCAGTTAATACCTAAACTGGCAAGAATCCTAGGCATTTTTGTGATGATCTTAGTGGTAGCCCCAGGAATAGCGATCGCTTTTTTAGTATCTTTTGTGTTAATTCTGACTTACAGTTTTAAACATCTGCGAATCCTGATTCTTAAAGAAGAATTATTGGAAAAACACGAGGAGAATACCGAAAGCCGTACCTCAGAAATTATTACCAATATCAAAACCGTTAAGTCTTTTGCCACCGAAGCTCAAGAATATCAGAGACAGCAACGACGATTTGAAAGGGAATTTAAATATCTTACCTATCGTATCCACAAGGGTTATGTTAATTTACATACTTGGTCTCGCACAGTGATCCAAACTTGTGTGTTTCTAATTTTACTTTTTACCCTGATCTCTACTATTAGAGGGGATATTACTTTAGGACATTTTGTCACTACTCTCACAGTTTCTAGTATGGCTTATGCTGAACTAGAACCGATTAATGAACTAGCCGAAGTCTTTGCCCGTCGCTATGCTTCCATGAGAAGATTTCATGACTTTATACAGCTTGAGTCTGGGGTAGATGCTGCCAGTCTAGAAATGGAAGGCGTACAAGATAATCCTTATAAATTTACAGGTAAGTTAGAGTTTAATCATCTTAGTTTTGGCTACCATAGCGACCGCTTGATTCTGCAAAATATCAATTTACTAGTTAAACCGTATCAAACAGTTGCCTTAGTAGGTCGTTCTGGTTCGGGAAAATCGACTCTGGTTAAGCTATTATTCCGCTATTTTGAACCCAATCAAGGGTCAATTAAAATTGACGGAGAAAATATTCGTAACTTAGATGTTGCCCGCTATCGTCGTCGACTGGCGATCGTGCATCAGGATGTTGATATCTTTAACGGCACTGTCTGGGACAATCTCACCTACGGTAATCCTCAAGTAGACCGAGAAAAAGTCAAACAAGCCTGCCAAGTAGCCAGAGTAGATCAATTTATTCATGAATTACCCCAAGGTTACTCTACTGTAGTTGGCGAGAGGGGAGTGAGGCTTTCTGGAGGACAAAAACAGCGTTTAGGTATTGCACGAGCCTTAGTTGTTGAACCTGATATCTTGATATTTGATGAAGCTACATCTAGCTTAGATTATGAGTCTGAGCGTTCGATCCAACTGGCAATGAAATCTATTTTAGGTACTCGTACTACCTTAATTATTGCCCATCGCCTGAGTACGATCCGCGAAGCCGACCAAATTATAGTTTTAGATTCAGGAAGAATTATTGAAGTTGGCAGTCACGCAGAATTATTAAATCAGGGTGGTATTTATCATCGTCTTCATTCTTTACAGGAAACAGGGGAAATTTTGAATTAA
- a CDS encoding type II toxin-antitoxin system Phd/YefM family antitoxin, which produces MKISNIHEAKTQLSKLIESALAGEEIVIAKAGKPLVKLIPYQENQKPRIPGGWEGKLTISDNFDDEIPANVLAKFMGKENC; this is translated from the coding sequence ATGAAAATATCTAATATTCACGAAGCAAAAACTCAACTATCGAAATTAATTGAATCAGCATTAGCAGGAGAAGAAATTGTCATTGCCAAGGCGGGAAAACCTCTAGTCAAACTAATTCCCTATCAAGAAAATCAAAAGCCTAGAATACCTGGAGGTTGGGAAGGAAAATTAACCATCAGTGATAATTTTGACGATGAGATTCCAGCCAATGTTTTGGCAAAGTTTATGGGAAAAGAGAATTGCTAA
- a CDS encoding Ycf66 family protein: MVNFGLNAAAILGLFLAVAGAGLFFLRSVRPELARDYDIFFAAVGLLCGIILLFNGWRLDPILQFGQFLLTGTAVFFAFDSIRMRSVATEQARRNTPIVDRDRPVSRTRVYTEAELDKFDTYDNYEGKPNYNSPRLRGYDDPQPRPSRRSAERRRPSPTPDIRDEPRRDRSRPRPEPRDYTTRDSEADRYGYADRDSRPPARPRPSSTAPTNGYDDWNAGDEWDDSPRPSSRPRPRPRSTRENLEDRYSEPTPPPTSRRRPNPVDLGRSYDDAEDDYGSNSTSRNYDSDLGRDYNIDLGKSYEDKDESIPGDYVVDYQPLEDSETDYSDDYDDYDDPVQDSYDDYDNSDGSNSNDDYDDYREPPERRKPINFNDYD; the protein is encoded by the coding sequence ATGGTCAATTTTGGGCTGAATGCAGCCGCTATCTTAGGTTTATTCTTAGCAGTAGCAGGAGCGGGACTATTTTTCCTGCGCTCAGTTCGTCCAGAGTTGGCAAGGGATTATGATATCTTTTTTGCTGCCGTAGGTTTGCTCTGTGGGATTATTTTGCTATTTAACGGCTGGAGACTAGATCCTATTTTGCAATTTGGTCAATTTCTCCTTACGGGAACGGCGGTTTTCTTTGCCTTTGATAGTATTAGGATGCGGAGCGTTGCTACGGAGCAAGCTAGACGTAATACCCCGATTGTCGATCGCGATCGCCCTGTAAGTCGTACTAGAGTCTACACTGAAGCGGAACTAGATAAATTTGATACCTACGACAATTATGAAGGTAAGCCTAATTATAATAGCCCCAGGCTAAGAGGCTATGACGATCCTCAACCTCGACCTTCTCGTCGTTCTGCAGAAAGAAGAAGACCATCTCCTACTCCTGATATAAGAGATGAACCTCGACGCGATCGAAGTCGTCCCCGTCCTGAACCGAGAGATTATACAACTCGTGACAGCGAAGCAGATCGCTATGGCTATGCAGATAGAGATAGCCGTCCACCTGCTCGTCCTCGCCCCAGTTCCACTGCACCGACTAATGGTTACGATGATTGGAATGCTGGTGATGAATGGGATGATAGTCCTCGTCCATCTTCCCGCCCTCGTCCTCGCCCTCGATCGACTAGAGAAAATCTTGAAGATCGCTATTCTGAGCCTACGCCTCCCCCTACTTCCCGGCGGAGACCAAACCCTGTTGATTTAGGCAGAAGCTACGATGATGCCGAAGATGACTATGGTTCCAACAGTACCAGCAGAAATTATGATTCTGATTTAGGTCGTGATTACAATATTGACTTGGGCAAAAGCTACGAAGACAAAGATGAATCTATACCTGGAGACTACGTAGTTGATTATCAGCCCTTAGAAGATTCTGAAACCGACTATTCAGATGATTATGATGATTATGATGATCCTGTTCAGGATAGTTATGATGATTACGATAATTCTGATGGCAGTAATTCCAACGATGATTATGACGATTACCGAGAGCCACCAGAACGTCGTAAGCCCATCAATTTTAATGATTACGATTAA
- a CDS encoding pitrilysin family protein, producing MTIPNLHRVVLENGITLIVVENQAADIISGRFFLKNAGTIAEKPEQSGVAHLVSAVITKGTEHLSALDIAEQIESIGAGLGADASTDYFSLSLKTVSPDFPEMLKLLGEIMRSPVFPESEVELERKLTLQGIRSQKEQPFNVAFNQLRQQMYPQHPYGISVLGTETSVENLTRQDLQQFHQTYFRPDNLIISLSGRITKEQGVNLISEVFGDWENPDQPCPHSHLTIPTVNPSQAEIIQDTQQSIVMLGYLGTDVKNDDYPILKLLSTYLGNGLSSRLFVELREKRGLAYDVSAFFPTRLETAPFITYMGTAPANTDIAIEGLSTEVERITKETLTEEELQGAKNKLLGQYALGKQTNGEIAQTFGWYETLGLGVEFDQTFQAAIPPITPAMAQEVASKYLSHPYISIVKPEG from the coding sequence ATAACTATTCCTAACTTGCATCGCGTAGTTCTTGAGAATGGCATCACTTTAATAGTCGTCGAAAATCAAGCAGCAGATATCATTTCAGGTCGCTTCTTTCTCAAAAATGCTGGTACTATTGCCGAAAAACCAGAGCAGTCTGGAGTGGCACATTTAGTCTCAGCCGTAATCACTAAGGGGACAGAACATTTATCTGCTTTAGACATTGCCGAACAAATAGAATCTATCGGTGCTGGATTGGGAGCAGATGCCTCTACTGATTATTTTTCCCTCAGTTTAAAAACTGTATCGCCAGATTTTCCTGAGATGTTAAAGCTATTGGGAGAGATCATGCGATCGCCTGTTTTTCCCGAATCAGAAGTAGAATTAGAACGCAAACTTACTCTTCAGGGAATTCGCTCCCAAAAAGAGCAGCCCTTTAATGTGGCTTTTAATCAACTGCGCCAACAAATGTATCCTCAGCATCCTTACGGGATATCTGTTTTGGGTACAGAAACCTCTGTTGAGAACTTAACACGTCAAGATCTACAGCAGTTTCATCAAACCTATTTTCGACCCGATAACCTCATCATTAGCTTGTCTGGGCGTATTACAAAAGAACAAGGTGTAAATCTAATTTCAGAAGTTTTTGGTGACTGGGAAAATCCCGATCAACCCTGTCCTCATTCTCATCTGACGATACCGACTGTAAATCCTTCTCAAGCAGAAATTATTCAAGATACACAGCAATCAATCGTCATGTTAGGTTATTTGGGAACTGATGTTAAAAACGATGACTATCCCATTTTGAAGCTCCTCAGTACTTACCTGGGTAACGGACTGTCTAGTCGTTTATTTGTTGAACTGCGGGAAAAAAGGGGACTAGCTTATGATGTTTCGGCTTTTTTTCCCACTCGTTTAGAAACTGCCCCCTTTATTACCTATATGGGAACAGCTCCCGCCAACACCGACATAGCCATTGAGGGTTTGAGTACTGAGGTGGAGCGCATAACCAAGGAAACTCTTACAGAAGAAGAATTACAGGGAGCCAAAAACAAACTCTTGGGACAATATGCACTCGGCAAACAAACTAATGGTGAAATTGCTCAAACCTTTGGCTGGTACGAAACTTTAGGTTTAGGAGTTGAATTCGATCAAACTTTCCAAGCGGCTATTCCCCCAATCACTCCAGCTATGGCTCAGGAAGTGGCTAGCAAATATCTTAGCCACCCTTATATTTCCATTGTTAAACCTGAAGGTTGA
- a CDS encoding YggT family protein translates to MNLSSFGALSISLLLGLMTILFIFRIVLTWYPQAELTRLPFSLVVFPTEPFLKPLRKIVSPIGGVDITPIIWVGICTLIREILVGQQGLITMALSH, encoded by the coding sequence ATGAATTTATCAAGTTTCGGAGCTTTGAGCATCAGCCTGTTATTGGGGTTGATGACAATTTTATTTATTTTTAGGATTGTTCTCACCTGGTATCCCCAAGCCGAGCTGACCCGTTTACCATTCAGTTTAGTTGTGTTTCCTACCGAACCTTTTCTCAAACCCTTACGCAAAATTGTTTCTCCCATTGGAGGCGTAGATATTACCCCTATCATTTGGGTGGGAATTTGCACTCTCATCCGAGAAATTTTAGTCGGTCAACAAGGATTAATTACAATGGCTCTGAGTCATTAA
- the psbX gene encoding photosystem II reaction center X protein yields the protein MTPSLTNFLLSLLAGALIVVIPATIALIVLSQSDKIQRG from the coding sequence ATGACTCCTTCATTGACCAATTTTCTTTTAAGTTTGCTAGCGGGTGCATTGATTGTGGTTATTCCAGCAACTATTGCATTGATTGTTCTCAGTCAGAGTGACAAAATTCAACGTGGGTAA
- the glpK gene encoding glycerol kinase GlpK has product MTDTKYILSLDLGTTGNRAILFDQQGDIVGQAYKELTQYYPQPGWLEHNATEIWQDVSNCMQQVIADNQANATEIAAIGLTVQRETCLLWDKTTGKPLHKAIVWQDRRTAAMCDRLRAEGKAEVIQQKTGLVLDAYFSATKLAWLIDWVKQNQPDTNWDNVMAGTVDTWALWNLTGRKVHATDVSNASRTMLMNLDTGEWDESLLDLFQIPRQIMPEIKPSMGVFGTSDRDLLGTEIPIAAIFGDQQAALFAHGCDRPGLLKCTYGTGCFLVAQTGTTVTRSNNQLLSTVAWSTQDQTNYALEGAIFTTGAAIQWLRDGLKLIAKAAETESLCNQVDSTNGVYFVPALSGLGAPHWDMKARGAFLGITGGVQREHMVRAVLEAIAYQVKEVIDAANKDSTQPISLLKVDGGAAQNNFLMQFQADALGIPLERPVVLDATAQGAAFGAGLAVGFWDDYQKLASDRPVDRVFEPGAGQSQAQENFAMWSKAVTRAKNWIEE; this is encoded by the coding sequence ATGACCGACACAAAATATATTCTCTCTCTAGATTTAGGCACTACAGGAAATCGAGCAATCTTGTTTGATCAGCAAGGGGATATAGTCGGTCAAGCTTATAAAGAGTTAACTCAATATTACCCGCAACCAGGATGGCTAGAACACAATGCCACGGAAATCTGGCAGGATGTCAGCAACTGTATGCAACAGGTAATTGCCGACAATCAGGCAAATGCAACAGAAATTGCGGCGATTGGTTTAACTGTTCAAAGGGAGACTTGTTTACTTTGGGATAAAACTACTGGTAAACCTCTCCACAAAGCAATTGTCTGGCAGGATCGTCGCACTGCTGCTATGTGCGATCGCCTTAGAGCCGAAGGTAAAGCCGAGGTAATCCAACAAAAAACAGGTTTAGTCTTAGATGCTTATTTTTCCGCCACTAAACTAGCTTGGCTGATTGATTGGGTGAAGCAAAATCAACCAGATACTAACTGGGATAACGTAATGGCTGGGACAGTTGATACCTGGGCATTATGGAATTTAACTGGCAGAAAGGTTCATGCTACTGATGTGAGCAACGCGAGCCGTACCATGTTAATGAACCTTGATACGGGAGAATGGGACGAATCTTTACTAGACCTATTCCAAATTCCTCGTCAAATTATGCCCGAAATCAAACCCAGTATGGGAGTATTTGGCACCAGCGATCGCGATTTATTAGGAACAGAAATTCCCATTGCCGCTATTTTCGGCGATCAACAGGCAGCTTTATTTGCTCATGGTTGCGATCGCCCTGGATTACTTAAGTGTACTTACGGTACGGGATGTTTCTTAGTAGCTCAAACAGGTACTACTGTAACTCGTTCCAATAATCAACTTCTTTCAACGGTAGCATGGAGTACTCAAGATCAAACAAACTATGCTTTAGAGGGAGCAATTTTTACTACAGGGGCAGCGATTCAATGGCTCAGGGATGGGCTGAAGTTGATTGCTAAAGCTGCGGAAACCGAATCTTTGTGTAACCAGGTAGATAGTACTAACGGAGTTTATTTTGTTCCTGCTCTCAGTGGCTTAGGCGCGCCACACTGGGATATGAAAGCTCGTGGTGCTTTTTTAGGCATTACTGGTGGTGTGCAACGGGAACATATGGTTCGAGCAGTCTTAGAAGCGATCGCCTATCAGGTTAAAGAGGTGATTGATGCAGCTAACAAAGATAGTACCCAGCCCATTTCTCTGCTTAAAGTCGATGGTGGCGCAGCTCAAAACAACTTTTTAATGCAGTTTCAAGCCGATGCTCTGGGAATACCCTTAGAACGTCCTGTAGTACTTGATGCTACAGCTCAGGGAGCAGCCTTTGGTGCCGGTTTGGCCGTTGGTTTTTGGGATGATTATCAGAAGTTAGCTAGCGATCGCCCAGTAGATCGAGTATTTGAGCCAGGAGCAGGACAATCCCAAGCCCAAGAAAATTTCGCTATGTGGTCAAAAGCAGTAACCAGAGCTAAAAATTGGATAGAAGAGTAA
- a CDS encoding plasmid pRiA4b ORF-3 family protein, producing the protein MVINLHCLDQIQDYDQAIAALEGFVEELVLEFVESPEGKSYLKAHPEMEEYVGSWIDNLLYFGYAYESVTLPQMTKDSIEVIVTQIFPNKISLLDPEEANSTIPELMAFWQFLKREYKHPHAHKIIKFLKQVQPKFKDIMNDPQNFGIAKSFMMAGIAQGFDMTTEEGLLEFQQQHNQKLRSSDPDSLSLNLGGLLSGLDLVQDLGLPAESLQAELSSLLNEFAAEMTGEELSKSPIEVPSVSSIEDFRRQFQAEMGQKLVEKLPELSAEAIAILKQQQISKTAPGTILQDFQALLDFIGDKGIAVSGKRHLIPMKSLAKFNQQLSEPIQTDLQRPQQKSYPSINGLYLLLRASGLGQITQKGKKMVLTLNEQLLTNWNQLNFTERYFNLLEAWLIIANEEMLGERRTPLNEGTKCLQYWSEIPPQGQKIKNYESQQNLRYYPEFHNLALMKLFGLVEADYGKPQSGKGWRVKSVKKTSWGEALMQSAFRGFVTQEIIWGEEEDTTAIKFGKLQPALQPYFPEWQNVLEIPEIESEVGVYIFKVTLGKVWRRIAISSQMTLWDLSRLILNAVDFDDDHLDMFRYKNQFGRTIEISHPYADGSLFTDKVKIGDLPLVAGALMEYIFDFGDWWEFQLQLEEIKTDDLRPDYGEIIASKGKAPQQYPDWE; encoded by the coding sequence ATGGTCATTAATCTTCATTGTCTAGATCAAATTCAAGACTACGATCAGGCGATCGCAGCTTTAGAAGGATTTGTCGAAGAGTTGGTGTTAGAATTTGTCGAATCTCCTGAAGGCAAAAGCTATTTAAAAGCACATCCTGAAATGGAAGAATATGTAGGTAGTTGGATCGATAATCTGCTCTATTTTGGTTATGCTTATGAATCGGTAACTTTGCCTCAAATGACGAAAGATAGTATTGAGGTAATTGTCACTCAAATATTTCCCAACAAGATTTCATTGCTCGATCCCGAAGAAGCTAACTCGACAATCCCTGAGTTAATGGCATTTTGGCAGTTTCTTAAGCGTGAATATAAACACCCCCATGCTCACAAAATTATCAAATTCTTAAAACAAGTTCAACCTAAGTTTAAGGACATCATGAATGATCCGCAAAACTTCGGTATTGCCAAATCCTTCATGATGGCAGGGATAGCACAGGGTTTTGATATGACTACTGAGGAAGGATTGCTAGAATTTCAACAACAGCATAACCAAAAGCTCCGTTCATCTGACCCTGACTCTTTATCACTGAATTTAGGTGGTTTGTTAAGTGGTTTAGATTTAGTTCAGGACTTGGGACTGCCTGCTGAATCCCTTCAGGCAGAATTGAGCAGTCTACTTAACGAATTTGCGGCAGAGATGACAGGAGAAGAACTATCAAAATCTCCCATAGAAGTTCCTTCAGTTTCTTCAATTGAAGATTTTCGCCGTCAGTTTCAAGCGGAAATGGGACAAAAACTGGTGGAGAAACTGCCCGAATTATCAGCCGAGGCGATCGCTATTCTTAAGCAACAACAGATTAGCAAAACTGCTCCAGGAACAATATTACAAGACTTTCAAGCTCTACTAGATTTTATCGGAGACAAAGGCATCGCCGTCAGTGGTAAGCGACACCTAATACCGATGAAGTCTTTAGCTAAATTCAATCAACAACTTTCGGAACCGATCCAAACCGATCTCCAACGTCCCCAACAAAAGTCTTATCCCTCAATTAATGGGTTGTATCTGCTCTTGAGAGCTTCAGGATTAGGACAAATTACCCAAAAAGGGAAAAAAATGGTGTTAACGCTTAATGAACAGCTACTGACTAACTGGAATCAACTTAATTTTACAGAGCGTTATTTTAATTTACTTGAAGCATGGCTAATTATAGCCAACGAAGAAATGTTGGGAGAGCGGAGAACTCCATTAAATGAGGGGACTAAATGTCTTCAATATTGGTCAGAAATTCCACCCCAGGGTCAAAAAATCAAAAATTATGAAAGCCAGCAAAATTTGAGATACTATCCAGAATTTCATAATCTAGCTCTGATGAAACTCTTTGGTCTGGTTGAGGCTGATTATGGCAAACCTCAATCTGGCAAAGGTTGGCGGGTTAAGAGTGTCAAAAAAACATCCTGGGGCGAAGCGTTGATGCAGTCGGCATTTCGAGGTTTTGTTACTCAAGAAATAATATGGGGTGAAGAGGAAGATACTACTGCAATCAAATTTGGTAAACTTCAACCAGCCTTACAACCCTATTTTCCTGAGTGGCAAAATGTTTTAGAAATTCCTGAAATTGAATCTGAGGTTGGAGTTTATATCTTTAAAGTAACTTTGGGTAAAGTTTGGCGACGTATAGCTATTTCCAGTCAAATGACTCTCTGGGATTTAAGTAGGCTGATCTTAAACGCAGTTGATTTTGATGACGATCATTTGGATATGTTTCGCTATAAAAATCAGTTTGGTCGAACTATCGAGATTTCCCACCCCTACGCCGATGGCTCACTATTTACCGATAAAGTGAAGATTGGTGACTTGCCTTTGGTAGCAGGAGCATTAATGGAATATATCTTTGATTTTGGTGATTGGTGGGAATTTCAGTTACAGCTAGAAGAGATTAAGACAGATGATTTACGTCCTGACTATGGCGAAATTATTGCCAGTAAGGGCAAAGCCCCACAACAATATCCCGATTGGGAGTAA